The DNA window GAGGCGGCGCTCTCCCTGGGAGAGATGGGGCTCCGAATGAACGCCACGGGGAGCGGGTGGGCGGTCAACCAGGATCCCGGGCCGGGAACGGAGGTCGTGCGGGGCACCGTCGTGATGGTTGACTTTGCTGAAAAACGGTAGGTGCCGGTCAGTATAAACCCTGGTCCCCAAGACATAATATCTTTGAAGGGATCGGCATTTTTTCTGGAAGGTGGATAAAATGGCAACTCTTGGTTATCTTGTAGAATCGCTGCCTGAGAAGTCAATAACCGGCAACGGCCAAGTGGAGATTGCCGGCATTACCTATGATTCGCGCACCGCCGGGCCGGGATACCTTTTTGTATGCATAAAGGGGGATAAATACGACGGGCATGATTTCATCGCAGATGCGATGAGGCGCGGTGCGAGGGCCATCGTGGTCGAGAGGAACGTGGACGTGGAAGGATTGGATTCTGGTTCGGATTCAGATGCAGGAACGGGAGCAGGAGCTGGTGTTGCCATTGTAGAGGTTCCCGATGCGCGGCGCGCCCTGGGGGCGCTCGCCAGGGCCTTTTATGATAATCCGTCGGGCAAGCTAACCCTCGTGGGCGTAACCGGTACCAATGGGAAGACCACCACCACGTATCTTGTCAAGGCCGTGTTTGAGGAGGCGGGCTACCCGGCGGGCGTTATTGGGACGATCCAGAACGTCATCGGGAGGGAGATAGTGCCGGCGAAGCATACAACCCCTGAATCCTCGGATCTCGAAGAGCTCCTCGATCGAATGGTCAGGGCCGGCGTGAAGGCAGTGGCTATGGAGGTCTCATCCCATGCGATAGCCCTGGATAGGATATTCGGGCTTGAATTCGATATAGGGGTTTTCACCAATATAACCCAGGACCACCTTGATTTCCACAAGACATTCGACAACTATGTGGCCGCCAAGGCGAAGTTTTTTAAGGGGCTCGGGGCGGACGGCCCGTACGAGGTTGTGAAGAAGCGCCCAAAGGCTGCCGTGGTGAATATGGACGATCCCAATTTCCATCGCATCATCGAGGGAACCCCGGCTGAGGTTATCACATACGGGATCGAGAACGAGGCAGATATCAGGGCTTTCAATATAACCCTCGGCCTCTCCGGCATCTCCTTCGATGCTGCGACGCCTGCCGGGACGGTCGCTCTCAATATGAAGTTGAGGGGCATGTTCAATATTTATAATGCCCTTGCCGCGATCGGGGCCGGGCTCGAGGCGGGCCTTGACATCGAGCATATCAAGAGGGGCCTCGAGAGGGTCGGGGGCGTTCCAGGCCGATTTGAGTCCGTGGATGTGGGCCAGGACTTCGCAGTGATAGTTGATTACGCCCACACGCCCGACGGGCTCGAGAATATCCTGAAGGCGGCAAGGCAGTTCGTATCAGGGAGGAAGATCGTTGTCTTCGGTTGTGGCGGGGATAGAGACAGGACCAAGCGTCCCATAATGGGCAGGATAGCCGCAAGTCTGGCGGATCACGTGATCTTAACCTCTGATAACCCGCGCAGCGAGGACCCGGCGAGCATCTGCGCCGAGATCGAGGCGGGGGTGCGTGGGGTGAGGGGGCGGGGAGAGGGGTATGAGGTGATCGTTGACCGCAGGAGCGCCATAGAGAGAGCGGTAAATCTGGCCGGCCGCGGCGACATCGTGATAATAGCGGGCAAGGGACATGAGACCTATCAGATATTCCGCGACAGGACTATACACTTCGACGATAGGGAAGTAGCCCGGGATGTCCTTGAGGAGAGGGTGGGCCATGACAGTGCTGTCAGCGAGGGAAGTAATTGAAGCCACGGGGGGAACGCTTGCGGCGGGCGCGGTCGCAGCCCAGTTCTCCGGCATCTCTACGGATTCGCGAGGGGAAGTGGCGGGTAGGCTATTTATAGCTTTACAAGGGCCGCACTTTGACGGGCATGATTTTGTAAGTGCGGCCTTCGCAGGAGGGGCCGCCGGGGCGGTGGTTTCGAAGGATGTCGGCGTCGGGGATGTGGGCGCCGCCGGAGGCCAGGTCAGGGCCGTTATCAAGGTCCGCGATACGCTCCAGGCGCTCTGGGATATAGCAAGGCACATTAGGGCCAGGTTTGCTATACCCATAGTCGCCGTTACGGGCAGCACAGGCAAGACTACAACGAAGGACATGATCTACTGCCTCCTGAGGAGGCGTTTCAAGACCCTGAAGACCGAGGCCAATTATAATAATGAGATCGGGCTCCCCCTCACGCTTGCCAGGCTCGACGGGACATTTGAGGCCGGGGTCGTAGAGCTCGGTATGAGGGCTCTGGGCGAGATAAGAGCCCTGGTCTCGATCGCGAGGCCCGACATAGGCGTTGTTACAAATGTCGGGGTTGCTCATATGGAGCTCCTCGGCTCCCGCGAAAACATCGCCAGGGCCAAGGCCGAGCTGGTGGAGGCGCTACCCCTGCACGGGGCCGCCGTGTTAAACGCCGACGACCCGTTCGTCATAGGGATGCGGGACAAGACCAGGGCGAGGGTTATAACTTATGGCGTCGATCGCGATGCGGATCTCCAGGCGAGCGATATCCGGAGCCTGGGCGTGGATGGGGTAAGCGCTCGTTTCCACTACCGCGGCAGGCATCATGAGGTCGTCATACCCATACCCGGGCGCCATAACGTCTACAATGCCCTGGCGGCGGCGGGGGCGGCCATCGCCCTCGACTTCGACTTGTCGACTATAGCGGATGGGCTTCGCGATTTTGTGCCGGCTCCCATGCGGATGCAGATTAGCAGGACGGACCAGGATGTGCTGGTAATCAACGATGCTTACAATGCGAACCCGGTTTCCGTTAAGTCCGCCCTCGAGACCCTCAGGGAGCTGGGAGGTGGGCGGCGTAAGATAGCGGTGCTCGGCGATATGCTGGAGCTTGGTGATCTCCGGGATGAAGCTCACATGGAGGTGGGAAGGTGCGTCGTGGGCTTCGATGTTGATATCCTCATGACTGTTGGGGATTCCGCGAGGCTTATAGCTATCGAAGCCGGGCGGGCCGGGATGCAGGCCTCGAGGATCAGGCATTTTGATGAGGCTCTCGATGCGCTTCCAGCCCTCCTGGCCGGGGTCCGCCCGGGCGATGCTGTCCTAGTAAAGGGCTCGAGGGCTATGGGGATGGAGCGGCTGGCAGAAGCGCTGGTCAGTGGATCGGAATCGGAATCGGGACCGGGATTGGAATCGGGACTGGAATCGGGGCCGGGGCCCGGGTCTGGGCCGGCGGCGTGGCCGGGCGCCAGGCGTTCGGACTAGAGGTGGGATTTAAATGATTCAGGCTGTCTACTCGGCTATCCTGGCATTTGCAATAGCGCTTCTCATCGGTCCGGGCTCCATCAGGGAATTGAGGCGGCTGAAGTTCGGCCAGGCGATCCGGCAGGACGGTCCAAGGCGTCACATGGCCAAGGCGGGCATCCCAACGATGGGGGGAGTGATAATCCTTGTAGCCGTTGCTGCTGCGACGTTTGCCTTTGCTCGGAACGTCTTCCTCGTTCCCTGGGCGCTCTTCGTCACCCTCGGCTATGGTCTCATCGGGCTCATCGATGATTTCCTGATCGTCGTAACCCGGAGATCCTTGGGACTGCGCGCGCGCCAAAAGCTCATAGGCCAGATCGTCATAGCAGGCCTCCTGGGCCTGTTCGTCGCAAGCAGATCCGAGCTGGGCACGGCGGTCCTTGTGCCGTTTTGGGGCAGGCAGCTCCAGCTGGGCCTCTTTTACGTGCCATTTGCGATATTCCTGGTGGTTGGCGCCTCAAATGCCGTTAACCTGACGGATGGGCTCGATGGCCTCGCGGCGGGGGCCACGGCCATCGCCGCTCTGGCGTATACCGTCATCGCCTGCAGGGTTGGCTCGCCGGATCTTGGAATTTTTGCCGCGGCCATCGCTGGTGCGTGTATAGGATTTTCGTGGTTTAACGCCCATCCCGCCCAGATATTCATGGGCGATACGGGCTCCCTGGCGCTCGGTGCCGCCTTGGGCTCTCTTGCTATCCTGACCAAGACGGAGCTCCTGCTGGCGGTGATAGGTGGGGTTTTTGTTATTGAAACCATCTCCGTTATCATCCAGGTGGTCTATTTTAAACTTACTCACGGCAGGAGGATATTCAAGATGAGCCCCCTGCACCATCATTTTGAGCTGTCAGGCTGGGCGGAGCCTCAGGTTGTCGTGCGATTCTGGATAGTAGCTTCCATTTTCGCTGTCCTTGGACTTGTGATTTCAGGGGTATGGTAAGCTCGGAGAGCTTTCATTACATGGATCACACAAGCCTACGTGGATTGCATGAGACTGTGTGACTATATGATCGAGGGAGGGGTGCGTTGCTATGGCGAGGCGGACTGTGGCTGACCGGAGACCGCGGCCGAGCTCGAGCTCGAGATCGCGTTCGACATCAGGGCCGACGTACCGGCCGGTATATCCGGGCCTCGATCAGGACTCGCCCGGTGATGGCTCGCCCGATATTCTTATATTCGCTGTTACTCTGGCCCTCCTCGGCATCGGAGTGGTTATGGTCTTCAGCGCAAGCTCTGTAAGGGCGCTCACCGTCTACAAGGATGCATACTACTTCCTCAAACTGCAGCTTGCCTGGACGCTTATAGGCATCTGCGCGATGCTGGTTACGATGCGCATCAATTACAGGGTGTGGTATCGTTTCGCAGGCCTGATTCTCATAGCGGTTCTGGCCCTTCTCCTGCTGGTGCTGGTTCCGGGGATAGGCAAGGAGATGGGGGGCTCGAGGCGGTGGATCGACCTTGGCCCTGCCCATGTGCAGCCATCAGAGTTGAGCAAGATAGCAATGATCTTTTTTCTCTCGAGATTCTTTGCAGAACGGCGGGATAGCCTCAAGAGTTTTTTCCGTGGTCTCGTGCCACC is part of the Bacillota bacterium genome and encodes:
- a CDS encoding phospho-N-acetylmuramoyl-pentapeptide-transferase, encoding MIQAVYSAILAFAIALLIGPGSIRELRRLKFGQAIRQDGPRRHMAKAGIPTMGGVIILVAVAAATFAFARNVFLVPWALFVTLGYGLIGLIDDFLIVVTRRSLGLRARQKLIGQIVIAGLLGLFVASRSELGTAVLVPFWGRQLQLGLFYVPFAIFLVVGASNAVNLTDGLDGLAAGATAIAALAYTVIACRVGSPDLGIFAAAIAGACIGFSWFNAHPAQIFMGDTGSLALGAALGSLAILTKTELLLAVIGGVFVIETISVIIQVVYFKLTHGRRIFKMSPLHHHFELSGWAEPQVVVRFWIVASIFAVLGLVISGVW
- a CDS encoding UDP-N-acetylmuramoyl-L-alanyl-D-glutamate--2,6-diaminopimelate ligase is translated as MATLGYLVESLPEKSITGNGQVEIAGITYDSRTAGPGYLFVCIKGDKYDGHDFIADAMRRGARAIVVERNVDVEGLDSGSDSDAGTGAGAGVAIVEVPDARRALGALARAFYDNPSGKLTLVGVTGTNGKTTTTYLVKAVFEEAGYPAGVIGTIQNVIGREIVPAKHTTPESSDLEELLDRMVRAGVKAVAMEVSSHAIALDRIFGLEFDIGVFTNITQDHLDFHKTFDNYVAAKAKFFKGLGADGPYEVVKKRPKAAVVNMDDPNFHRIIEGTPAEVITYGIENEADIRAFNITLGLSGISFDAATPAGTVALNMKLRGMFNIYNALAAIGAGLEAGLDIEHIKRGLERVGGVPGRFESVDVGQDFAVIVDYAHTPDGLENILKAARQFVSGRKIVVFGCGGDRDRTKRPIMGRIAASLADHVILTSDNPRSEDPASICAEIEAGVRGVRGRGEGYEVIVDRRSAIERAVNLAGRGDIVIIAGKGHETYQIFRDRTIHFDDREVARDVLEERVGHDSAVSEGSN
- a CDS encoding UDP-N-acetylmuramoyl-tripeptide--D-alanyl-D-alanine ligase, whose protein sequence is MTVLSAREVIEATGGTLAAGAVAAQFSGISTDSRGEVAGRLFIALQGPHFDGHDFVSAAFAGGAAGAVVSKDVGVGDVGAAGGQVRAVIKVRDTLQALWDIARHIRARFAIPIVAVTGSTGKTTTKDMIYCLLRRRFKTLKTEANYNNEIGLPLTLARLDGTFEAGVVELGMRALGEIRALVSIARPDIGVVTNVGVAHMELLGSRENIARAKAELVEALPLHGAAVLNADDPFVIGMRDKTRARVITYGVDRDADLQASDIRSLGVDGVSARFHYRGRHHEVVIPIPGRHNVYNALAAAGAAIALDFDLSTIADGLRDFVPAPMRMQISRTDQDVLVINDAYNANPVSVKSALETLRELGGGRRKIAVLGDMLELGDLRDEAHMEVGRCVVGFDVDILMTVGDSARLIAIEAGRAGMQASRIRHFDEALDALPALLAGVRPGDAVLVKGSRAMGMERLAEALVSGSESESGPGLESGLESGPGPGSGPAAWPGARRSD